TCTTCTTCGAGACCTTCAACCGGGGCAAGCGATCGCTGTCGCTGGACCTGTCGACGACCGCCGGTCGGGAGGTCTTCGAGGACCTCGTCGAGCACGCCGACGCCGTCTACAGCAACCTGCGCGGCGACGTGCCGCCGAAGATGCGCCTCACCTACCCTGACCTGCGCCACCTCAACCCGCGGATCGTCTGCTGCTCGCTCACCGGCTTCGGCATGACCGGGCCCCGCGCCGCCCAGCCCGGATACGACTACATCCTGCAGGGCCTCGCCGGCTGGATGGCGCTCACCGGCGAGCCCGACGGCCCGCCCGCCAAGTCCGGCCTGTCCATGGTGGACTATTCGGGCGGCTTCGTCGCCGCGATGTCGCTGCTCGCCGGGGTGCACGCGGCCCGCCGCGACGGGCAGGGCATGGACTGCGACCTCAGCCTCTTCGACACCGCGCTGGGGCTGCTCACCTACCCCGCGACCTGGCACCTGACGGCCGGTTTCACGCCGGTGCGCACCCGCCACTCGGCGCACCCGTCGCTCGTACCCTTCCAGGTCTTCCAGGCCGCCGACGGCTGGCTCGTGGTCGGCTGCGCCAAGGAGAAATTCTGGCGGCGCCTCGCCGGGGTGCTCGGCCTCCCCGACGACCCGCGCTTCGCCACCTTCGCCGACCGGCAGCGCCACTCCGCCGAGCTGCTGGCGATCCTGGAGCAGGCGTTCCTGACCAGGGATGTCGCGGCGTGGCTCGCCGACCTCGAACCGGCCGGGGTGCCCTGCGGCCCCGTCAACGACGTCGCCGCCGCGCTCGCCGACCCGCACACGCTGGCCCGGGGCATGGTGGTCACGACCGAGCACCCGCGCTATGGCACGGTCACCCAGGTCGCGTCGCCGGTCCGGGTCGGCCCGGCGCCGGAGACCTACCGCCGGGCGCCGCGGCGCAACGAAGACTTCGACTACGTCACGCGCGACCTGCTCGGCTACTCACCCGTTCACATCGCCGAGCTGCGCGGTGCCGGAGCATTCGGTGCGTGACCTGGCCGTCTGGGCTTCCGGCCTCACCCTCGCGCAGGTCCCGCCGACGGTCCGGGCCGCGGCGCGCCGCCACCTGCTCGACGGCCTGGGCTGCCTGATCGCGGGGGTACGCCGTGACGCCGCCCCGGCAGCGCAGGAGGTGGCGTCGGGGCTGGGCGGCCCACCGGAGGCGACCCTGCTGGGGTGCGACACCCGCGTCGGCGCACCCGCGGCGGCCTTCGGCAACGCGGTGGCGATGCACGCGCTCGACTTCGACGACACCCACGCGGGCGGCCTCGTCCACGCCACCACGGTCACCGCACCCGTCGCCCTCGCCGTGGCGCAGCAGCTCGGCTCGACCGGATCGGAGCTGCTCGCCGCCTATGTCGCGGGGCTGGAGACGGTGTGCCGCCTCGGTGCCGCGACG
This portion of the Allocatelliglobosispora scoriae genome encodes:
- a CDS encoding CaiB/BaiF CoA transferase family protein, with translation MKPLADIRVIAVEQYGAGPFGSLHLADLGAEIIKIEDPSSCGDVGRYVPPYADADDDGEDSLFFETFNRGKRSLSLDLSTTAGREVFEDLVEHADAVYSNLRGDVPPKMRLTYPDLRHLNPRIVCCSLTGFGMTGPRAAQPGYDYILQGLAGWMALTGEPDGPPAKSGLSMVDYSGGFVAAMSLLAGVHAARRDGQGMDCDLSLFDTALGLLTYPATWHLTAGFTPVRTRHSAHPSLVPFQVFQAADGWLVVGCAKEKFWRRLAGVLGLPDDPRFATFADRQRHSAELLAILEQAFLTRDVAAWLADLEPAGVPCGPVNDVAAALADPHTLARGMVVTTEHPRYGTVTQVASPVRVGPAPETYRRAPRRNEDFDYVTRDLLGYSPVHIAELRGAGAFGA